One part of the Pseudopipra pipra isolate bDixPip1 chromosome 3, bDixPip1.hap1, whole genome shotgun sequence genome encodes these proteins:
- the LGSN gene encoding lengsin isoform X1 produces the protein MNKKEDLTQQIPSSGNSEIGESTDYSFVEKVSIFTIIRIACILCFRNTSESDSDEVDGNNICGFRKKKGIKGPTKYVPPLENEKMELSRTSKIPDPCPLKGTTGCSEPPSDQSLQNPTTFPPVQKDRGSDDSSNSGSAMKEDTSGETQETQENADTGKKIVGKMQEEIDRAAQMKQPTGIQPARSAGKGGCTEAVQREKGSEQVGAKPEEQGGMEEKILKFHVTKMGSLGGAVSTQGNSIAESFTGAPGISKQSLQELKNLLSEGPLPSHGPYFCGKAGGTFAQKNLKPWEKAVDKQGQPFETFSPHFGEDKQKYYSFHKQGVGQQSKSLLILSSAGSDQQQPVGSNVDQLILGLPAASTPAENSTPEIQFDSSTGNAAFNRDPDVNGLGSSTLLHLFSHIEFIKQQMARDNVQFVRFESIDLHGVSRSKNVPSRFFHEKAIHGVAMPRSYLELTLNPKDNELDYINATNFNCDIILNPDLSTFRILPWTEQTARVICDSFTVLGNPLMTSPRHIAKKQLSQLQDNGFSLQSAFTYEFCIYGITEVVNSKTISFPAATILNNHDQTFIQELIEGMYYAGANIESFSSSSGPGQMEITFHPAFGIDAADSAFTFRTGIKEVAKKYNYVASFFSESGFYNSGALSHSLWDLNGQKNLFSAGYGVEELTELGKNWLSGLLAHTAAISCLMAPTTSCRKPYSKYSKESKETVNAKWAYNDNSCAFNVKCHGGKGTHIENKLSSAAANPYLVLAATIAAGLDGVKRGLRYDDMLEEENHTGDLKHSSVPLKLEDALVALEKDSCIKEALGETFIRYFVAMKHYELETEEMDSERNKCLGYFI, from the exons ATGAACAAAAAGGAAGACCTTACTCAGCAG ATCCCTTCTTCTGGAAATTCAGAAATTGGAGAGAGTACAGATTATTCCTTTGTGGAAAAG GTTTCAATCTTCACAATTATAAGGATTGCCTGTATTCTGTGTTTCAGG AACACATCTGAAAGTGACAGTGATGAAGTTGATGGCAACAATATATGtggtttcagaaagaaaaagggaatcaAAGGTCCTACAAAGTATGTTCCTCCTTTAGAAAATGAGAAGATGGAGCTGTCTCGCACCTCAAAAATCCCAGATCCTTGTCCCCTTAAAGGAACCACTGGTTGCTCAGAACCACCATCAGACCAGTCTCTCCAAAACCCCACTACCTTTCCTCCAGTGCAAAAGGACAGAGGGAGTGATGACAGTTCCAATTCTGGCAGTGCTATGAAAGAAGACACATCTGGAGAAACACAAGAAACCCAAGAAAATGCtgacactgggaaaaaaatagtgggaaaaatgcaggaggaaatagATAGAGCAGCTCAAATGAAGCAGCCCACGGGCATACAGCCTGCAAGGAGTGCGGGGAAAGGTGGCTGCACAGAGGCAGTGCAGAGGGAAAAGGGCAGTGAGCAGGTGGGGGCTAAGCCAGAAGAACAGGGTGGtatggaagaaaaaattttaaagtttcatGTGACAAAGATGGGCTCCCTGGGTGGTGCTGTATCCACACAAGGGAACAGTATTGCTGAGTCCTTCACAGGGGCACCTGGCATTTCTAAACAAAGTCTACAAGAATTGAAAAACCTACTGAGTGAAGGTCCTCTGCCTTCTCATGGACCTTATTTCTGTGGCAAGGCAGGTGGCACTTTTGCTCAGAAAAATTTGAAACCCTGGGAGAAAGCAGTTGACAAGCAGGGCCAACCCTTTGAGACTTTTAGTCCCCATTTTGGAGAGGACAAGCAAAAGTATTACAGCTTCCACAAGCAGGGAGTGGGGCAGCAGAGCAAAAGTCTCCTGATCCTCAGCTCTGCCGGCTCTGATCAGCAGCAACCAGTGGGAAGCAACGTGGATCAACTTATTCTGGGACTACCGGCAGCTTCTACACCTGCAGAAAACTCAACACCTGAGATTCAGTTTGACTCCTCCACAGGCAATGCTG CATTCAACAGAGACCCTGATGTAAACGGCCTCGGAAGTTCAACTCTCCTTCACCTGTTCTCTCATATTGAATTTATTAAGCAGCAGATGGCCAGGGACAACGTGCAGTTTGTCAGATTTGAATCAATAGACCTCCACGGTGTGTCAAGATCAAAGAATGTTCCTTCTCGATTTTTTCAT GAAAAAGCAATTCATGGTGTTGCCATGCCCAGAAGTTATCTTGAGCTGACGCTGAATCCTAAAGATAATGAATTAGATTACATAAATGCAACCAATTTTAACTGTGACATAATTCTGAATCCTGATTTATCAACGTTTCGAATACTACCCTGGACTGAGCAGACTGCAAGAGTGATATGTGATTCCTTCACTGTGCTGGGCAACCCGCTAATGACCTCACCGAGGCACATTGCCAAGAAACAGCTGAGCCAGCTTCAGGACAATggtttttctctgcagtctgCATTCACTTATGAATTTTGTATTTATGGCATTACTGAGGTTGTAAATTCAAAGACAATATCCTTTCCTGCAGCTACAATACTAAATAACCATGACCAGACTTTCATTCAGGAGCTCATTGAAGGAATGTATTATGCTGGTGCCAACATTGaaagcttttcttcttccagtggGCCTGGGCAAATGGAGATCACTTTTCATCCAGCGTTTGGCATAGATGCTGCTGACAGTGCCTTCACATTTAGAACAGGCATTAAAGAGGTGGCTAAGAAGTATAACTATGTAGCTAGCTTTTTCTCAGAATCAGGATTCTACAATTCAGGGGCTCTGTCACATAGCCTATGGGATTTGAACGGCCAGAagaatttgttttctgctggttATGGAGTTGAGGAGCTAACAGAGCTTGGAAAAAATTGGTTATCAGGTCTCTTGGCACACACAGCAGCTATCAGCTGCTTGATGGCTCCTACCACCAGTTGCCGTAAGCCTTATTCCAAGTACAGTAAAGAATCAAAAGAGACTGTAAATGCAAAATGGGCATATAATGATAACAGTTGTGCCTTTAATGTCAAATGTCATGGTGGAAAAGGCACTCACATAGAGAATAAATTAAGTTCTGCTGCAGCAAACCCGTACCTGGTCCTTGCTGCTACTATTGCTGCGGGTCTAGATGGAGTAAAGAGGGGACTTAGGTATGATGATATGCTCGAAGAAGAAAATCACACTGGTGATCTGAAACATTCCTCAGTCCCTCTGAAACTAGAAGATGCTCTTGTTGCACTCGAGAAAGATTCCTGCATTAAGGAAGCATTAGGTGAAACTTTTATCCGATACTTTGTTGCCATGAAACATTATGAGTTAGAAACTGAAGAAATGGATAGTGAAAGGAATAAATGCCTGGGGTATTTTATTTAG
- the LGSN gene encoding lengsin isoform X2 has product MNKKEDLTQQIPSSGNSEIGESTDYSFVEKNTSESDSDEVDGNNICGFRKKKGIKGPTKYVPPLENEKMELSRTSKIPDPCPLKGTTGCSEPPSDQSLQNPTTFPPVQKDRGSDDSSNSGSAMKEDTSGETQETQENADTGKKIVGKMQEEIDRAAQMKQPTGIQPARSAGKGGCTEAVQREKGSEQVGAKPEEQGGMEEKILKFHVTKMGSLGGAVSTQGNSIAESFTGAPGISKQSLQELKNLLSEGPLPSHGPYFCGKAGGTFAQKNLKPWEKAVDKQGQPFETFSPHFGEDKQKYYSFHKQGVGQQSKSLLILSSAGSDQQQPVGSNVDQLILGLPAASTPAENSTPEIQFDSSTGNAAFNRDPDVNGLGSSTLLHLFSHIEFIKQQMARDNVQFVRFESIDLHGVSRSKNVPSRFFHEKAIHGVAMPRSYLELTLNPKDNELDYINATNFNCDIILNPDLSTFRILPWTEQTARVICDSFTVLGNPLMTSPRHIAKKQLSQLQDNGFSLQSAFTYEFCIYGITEVVNSKTISFPAATILNNHDQTFIQELIEGMYYAGANIESFSSSSGPGQMEITFHPAFGIDAADSAFTFRTGIKEVAKKYNYVASFFSESGFYNSGALSHSLWDLNGQKNLFSAGYGVEELTELGKNWLSGLLAHTAAISCLMAPTTSCRKPYSKYSKESKETVNAKWAYNDNSCAFNVKCHGGKGTHIENKLSSAAANPYLVLAATIAAGLDGVKRGLRYDDMLEEENHTGDLKHSSVPLKLEDALVALEKDSCIKEALGETFIRYFVAMKHYELETEEMDSERNKCLGYFI; this is encoded by the exons ATGAACAAAAAGGAAGACCTTACTCAGCAG ATCCCTTCTTCTGGAAATTCAGAAATTGGAGAGAGTACAGATTATTCCTTTGTGGAAAAG AACACATCTGAAAGTGACAGTGATGAAGTTGATGGCAACAATATATGtggtttcagaaagaaaaagggaatcaAAGGTCCTACAAAGTATGTTCCTCCTTTAGAAAATGAGAAGATGGAGCTGTCTCGCACCTCAAAAATCCCAGATCCTTGTCCCCTTAAAGGAACCACTGGTTGCTCAGAACCACCATCAGACCAGTCTCTCCAAAACCCCACTACCTTTCCTCCAGTGCAAAAGGACAGAGGGAGTGATGACAGTTCCAATTCTGGCAGTGCTATGAAAGAAGACACATCTGGAGAAACACAAGAAACCCAAGAAAATGCtgacactgggaaaaaaatagtgggaaaaatgcaggaggaaatagATAGAGCAGCTCAAATGAAGCAGCCCACGGGCATACAGCCTGCAAGGAGTGCGGGGAAAGGTGGCTGCACAGAGGCAGTGCAGAGGGAAAAGGGCAGTGAGCAGGTGGGGGCTAAGCCAGAAGAACAGGGTGGtatggaagaaaaaattttaaagtttcatGTGACAAAGATGGGCTCCCTGGGTGGTGCTGTATCCACACAAGGGAACAGTATTGCTGAGTCCTTCACAGGGGCACCTGGCATTTCTAAACAAAGTCTACAAGAATTGAAAAACCTACTGAGTGAAGGTCCTCTGCCTTCTCATGGACCTTATTTCTGTGGCAAGGCAGGTGGCACTTTTGCTCAGAAAAATTTGAAACCCTGGGAGAAAGCAGTTGACAAGCAGGGCCAACCCTTTGAGACTTTTAGTCCCCATTTTGGAGAGGACAAGCAAAAGTATTACAGCTTCCACAAGCAGGGAGTGGGGCAGCAGAGCAAAAGTCTCCTGATCCTCAGCTCTGCCGGCTCTGATCAGCAGCAACCAGTGGGAAGCAACGTGGATCAACTTATTCTGGGACTACCGGCAGCTTCTACACCTGCAGAAAACTCAACACCTGAGATTCAGTTTGACTCCTCCACAGGCAATGCTG CATTCAACAGAGACCCTGATGTAAACGGCCTCGGAAGTTCAACTCTCCTTCACCTGTTCTCTCATATTGAATTTATTAAGCAGCAGATGGCCAGGGACAACGTGCAGTTTGTCAGATTTGAATCAATAGACCTCCACGGTGTGTCAAGATCAAAGAATGTTCCTTCTCGATTTTTTCAT GAAAAAGCAATTCATGGTGTTGCCATGCCCAGAAGTTATCTTGAGCTGACGCTGAATCCTAAAGATAATGAATTAGATTACATAAATGCAACCAATTTTAACTGTGACATAATTCTGAATCCTGATTTATCAACGTTTCGAATACTACCCTGGACTGAGCAGACTGCAAGAGTGATATGTGATTCCTTCACTGTGCTGGGCAACCCGCTAATGACCTCACCGAGGCACATTGCCAAGAAACAGCTGAGCCAGCTTCAGGACAATggtttttctctgcagtctgCATTCACTTATGAATTTTGTATTTATGGCATTACTGAGGTTGTAAATTCAAAGACAATATCCTTTCCTGCAGCTACAATACTAAATAACCATGACCAGACTTTCATTCAGGAGCTCATTGAAGGAATGTATTATGCTGGTGCCAACATTGaaagcttttcttcttccagtggGCCTGGGCAAATGGAGATCACTTTTCATCCAGCGTTTGGCATAGATGCTGCTGACAGTGCCTTCACATTTAGAACAGGCATTAAAGAGGTGGCTAAGAAGTATAACTATGTAGCTAGCTTTTTCTCAGAATCAGGATTCTACAATTCAGGGGCTCTGTCACATAGCCTATGGGATTTGAACGGCCAGAagaatttgttttctgctggttATGGAGTTGAGGAGCTAACAGAGCTTGGAAAAAATTGGTTATCAGGTCTCTTGGCACACACAGCAGCTATCAGCTGCTTGATGGCTCCTACCACCAGTTGCCGTAAGCCTTATTCCAAGTACAGTAAAGAATCAAAAGAGACTGTAAATGCAAAATGGGCATATAATGATAACAGTTGTGCCTTTAATGTCAAATGTCATGGTGGAAAAGGCACTCACATAGAGAATAAATTAAGTTCTGCTGCAGCAAACCCGTACCTGGTCCTTGCTGCTACTATTGCTGCGGGTCTAGATGGAGTAAAGAGGGGACTTAGGTATGATGATATGCTCGAAGAAGAAAATCACACTGGTGATCTGAAACATTCCTCAGTCCCTCTGAAACTAGAAGATGCTCTTGTTGCACTCGAGAAAGATTCCTGCATTAAGGAAGCATTAGGTGAAACTTTTATCCGATACTTTGTTGCCATGAAACATTATGAGTTAGAAACTGAAGAAATGGATAGTGAAAGGAATAAATGCCTGGGGTATTTTATTTAG